From the genome of Opisthocomus hoazin isolate bOpiHoa1 chromosome 4, bOpiHoa1.hap1, whole genome shotgun sequence:
ATCGGAGGATCTTCAAGGAAGAATGTGAACACAACCGCACTGTAAGACACCAAGAAATCCATGTAGAAAAAAATCCACTGCTTAAATAAATCACTTGCTTTGGGGGTGTTTTTCCCTTAACTTACAGCTTACACTATCTCCTTGCCAATGTCATTTGATCAAGGAAAACCTGGGAAGGGTTTTACTCCAGCGAACGCTGCCCCAAAACACAGCTTGAGGCTCATGACCATGTCAAGTTTTAATCACAGCACATTGGAGGCATTCTGCATGCGTGTACCAGGCGACGCAGCCATCGACCCGGGGCCCGCAGGAGGCTCCCAGGGCCACGGTCTGGGCTCCGGAGGAAGCTGGGGCAGCCTGCGGCACACCATGGCATTTCCACGGGGGTCAGAAAATCCCCCCACACCAAGCCCAGGTCACCTGGGAGGGGAGACACCTCAGGCAACCACCTCCAAATTAGTCAAGGAAGGCAAGCACGCTGCAAACTACCAAAGTTTACACCAGCTGGAGAAGGTTTTAGCCAAATTAAAGgacataagcagaaaaaaaaatccagtgctaAATCCCTCAAAAGCCTAAATCCAGGCTAGAGTCAGTTACTTAATGTCTTTCCTTTGGCTGGTAGCTGAGCGTGCCTGACAGGGAGCTCTCAATGACTTAGTCATGGGTCACACAACGAAACGGGCACATGTTGGAGGAGAGCAGGCTCCAGCAGCAAAGGCCCCTTCAAGCTCCCCAGCCAGATGGAGGAGGTCACCAGAACTGTTGTCCATCCCAGTGGGAGGGAGGGAATCACTTTTTTCAGAGTAACTCTGGGCATTTTCACCTAGCAATTTCTAAATTCACAGTTCTTGTGAGAAAGACCAACATCTTTATTCCTTCTCGATCCCATCTTGTGGCAAACACTACTCCTTGGAGCactgttttttaataaaagtctTTAACTGTTTCGGAGCACGTGCTGTAGCTTGTACCATGCAGGGACAGAGCTCCACAGCTGTCTTGGTTTAGCACCTGAAGTTGTTTCCCAACCTGCAGACCACCCCAAGAACCCACAGCCGGAGTAAGAAGGGAAAGTCCAACTCAGGGAAGGCAGCTTttacattttacattaaaaaagacTGAACCCAAGCCACTGCTGGCATCAGCTCAGCTGGACCGATGGCCAAGCGTTTACATCTGTAGCCAGTAAATAAATCCCATTTCTAGTGCCCTACCCTGAAGGCACTGAGCTGCTTTGAGCTGTCAGGTGTAGTTAGCTGGGCCCAAGCAACAGCTCTGGGGAGACACATGCCTGAAAACAAAAAGAGCTCCAAGTTAAACTCGGAGTAGTGTGAGAAATGTTGTGGAAGGTGGCATAAGTAGATCTGCATCTCTGGTGAACCTGCACCTTCCCTAGTTCTCCTCAGCAAAAACAGGCCAGTGACACAAACGCCTTCTTCACAAGGATGACCAGGACGAGCCTCTGTGCTGCCGTGACCCAGCCACGAGCGCTCAGCTCCGAGCCCTCAAACCCCTTCTCCGAGCCGCCCCTGCTCCTTCACCCTGTGAAGCACAGCATCGCTTCGCACAGCGATCGGAGGAACGCTTTCAGAGAGCTGCATCAACACTAGAATCACTTCTCAGTCAGTTACGTCGCCCTGGAAGACGGCTGCTTTAGGCTTCAAGTCACAGCTCATTCCCCCAGTTTCGCTGGGATTCCATTAATATCCTCCCAATATCTCCAAAACCAGCCCTTATTCACAGCTCAGAAGGTCTTTCCTCAGACGACGCTAAGGGTATTTGGGCTGAAACCCAGTAAAACCACTGCACCCACTGAGCAACACCGATGTCCCAACGGGGAACGCGTAAGATGAGCAAGGTAACATGCACCTCaccagggagggggggaaagaaaagtgtcaacCAGTGACCTTATAACTCACTGCTCCCTTAGATGTGGGCTTAGAGTAAATCACAGGCTGAAACCCTTTTCTCCCAGTACTACAAAGGGCGCTGCCCGCTGTCCCTTTCTCCAGTAGCCATCCTTGCAGCACGTCCCCAGCACACGTCCACGCCCCATCCCGGGAGGTAACACGGGCAGCCATCACCACGCAGGCCGTGCCAGAGGAGCTTTTGTACTTCACTTGTGAGCTGAAGTACAACTGCAAGGCGGTTCAGCTCTGAAGAGAGCCCGTAAGAAACACCACCCCAACTCATATggaaaaagaggaaggagaaaggcgGTCAGTCAGGACAGGATCTGGCTTTATTTACCTAAAGGCACAGTTCCAAGGCTAGAGATTCTGAACCCAAATTTAACAAGGGAAAGTCATTTAATAAAATCAAAGAAGGAACAGATGCTGTTAATGTGCAGCCAGCACGGCAGCTTAGCTCATGCGTTTGCAGACTGTATGCATGCCAAGGGAAGATGCTaccaggcagcccagctcccgcagGGACAGGGTCTATGGAGCCAGCACCTCTCCCTAGTGGGGACTCTCCAGTTTAGAACAAAAGCTCTTTTCCCCCCTCAGCAGGGGCATAACCAGAGTTCCTCGTCTTCCCCTGGTCTATTTTCACAGAAATCTGGAGAGCTTCCTATTTTTGAGAGCTTCTGTCGAAGCTGGTTTGATGGTTGTCCGAagcgctggggcagagcagaggcaccaTTCCGATGTCCCGAGTGGGACTCAAACCAGAACTGAACTTGTGTACGCCaagagaaaaaagaggggaaaaaagtctatATTCAGCTAATGTAAACCACAAGTCACCCTGAAAACCACGTCATACGTGAAGGATCCCTACTGCTCTCCACGACTGAGAAAACCGATAATGCAATTACGCTACGGCAGCGCTGTATGGCCCGGCTGCCATTTGCCCGCTGTCTCACAGACCCCAGACCCAGAGCTGAGGCCCCAAGTGCCACCTGGACCGCGTCGCCACGCCAACGGCAGTGCCGCAGCAAGGGTCGGCCTGGTCCACCACCCCAGCTCTACCACCTCGCAACATGGGAGGGAAAAAAGCTTCCATCACTGTCAGGGTTTTTGCATCCAAAACAATGATTATCAGTTCTATGATGAGCTGTGGAAGGACACCTGCCATCAGGCTTGCGCTACCAGCTAAGCACAGCGCGTATTTTACTCCTTGGTGTAGCTACCTAGCGCTTTAAACCAAGTTTGCAGGCTCCTAACACTTCTGCAGCACCAGGGAGCTTTTCAGCATTCCACACGCCCGTAGGATTTTTCATTAAAGCAATTTATAATGTGCTTTAACACACAGAAGGATCATATTCTGGAGCATGAGGAAGCACCTGGCAGAGCCTGCCCACAGCAGCGGCCCCTCCATCCCAGCCTTCACCCACACCAATAACTTAGGACAAGCCTAAACCAGGAGCCTTGGTCCGGCACTTTCGAGCCTCCACAGGTTTTACCAGATTTTAATCGtttccccatggcactgcaaTTAATCACGTATAAGGACACTTACTCGTGTTATTTCAAAGTATAACAGGAAAGTAACTCCTTCAAACTCAGGCAAGGCCCGAGACTGCTACCGGAGCCCCTCGCCCGCTGACCCAACCAACGCAGGCGGATTCCCAAGGGCTGTGGGGACGCggcccgctgcccaccccgctcTCGCCAGCCCCGTCACCCCTCAGTGGGAGACCCTGCGGGTTCCGGCGGCCTGCCCAGACCCGAGGGGTCCTCGGGGGCCAGGGAAGGAGACGGCGGCGACGGTCGGGGAGGAGAAGTCCAAAAGCTGGAAAAGGGAAGGggcctttttgttttcctgaaggcCGAATCACTCGCAGGCCGGAGCTGGGGCGATGGGGGTGACCGGGACGGGCCACGCCGCGACCCCACGCGAAACCCCACCGAACCCCGCGAAATTGGTTAAATTCTCCGCCGGGGTAGGGCGGagggcaggccccaggccccCGCCGTGAGGTGAGGGGAGGTGAGGGGAGGCCCGGCCCCGCCACGCCACGCTCCCGCGGCACAACGCGGCCGGCGGCGTCACTGACCTTGGCGTCTCCATTGCAGAGGGCCatgggggcgggcgggcggggggaagcggagccgccgccgcgatGAGGTAACGCCGCCcggctgcgccgccgccgccgcgggaggaagaggaggaggaggagccgccgcgggccggccccgctccgccggaAGGGGCGGGGCCTCGTCCGGAaaccggggctggggggcggtGCGGGCCGTGAGCGTGAGGGCGGGAACCgccaatgaaacaaaaaaaaagcggTTTTGTGCGTCAGCGGCTGCCGAAATACCTCAGAAACGCGTCTCTGAGCTTCGGAAAGCGCTAATTCCCCCCGCGCGGGGGGAGAGCTCCGCTGCCGGGCCCcgagcagccccggccggggggTGACGGCACTGCTGGCCCGCCCCGCGGCTACCGCCGCCCTGACCGGATCGCGGACGGGAGCGGGGCCGCCTCAGCCGCGGGGCGGACGCGTGACGTATCTCCGCGGCGCGCCAATGAGGCGCGGCCACGCCTGCGGCGAGGCTGCCGCGTGcccggaaggggcggggcggcggcagtTGGCGGCGCGCGGCGTCCCCTCAGCGGCGGCGCCCGGGCCCGCAGTGCGGGCAGCCGGCGGCGGCGAGGACGGGAAGATGTCGCCGGCCATCGCGGCCAAggagggcgggcggcagcggcgggccgGAAGCCAGCACCACTGCCTGGACGTGAGGGGCGAGGCGCCGGCCGCCCCGACGCTGTGCGAGGacgggctgccgggcggcgagGCCGAGGCGCTGctgccggagccggagccggggcggcggggggcgcgggggttCCGGGCGGAGCTGGGCAGCGtcgtgctgctgctggtgctgtacGTGCTGCAGGGCATCCCGCTGGGGCTGGCGGGCAGCGTGCCGCTCATCCTGCAGAGCAAGAGCGCCAGCTACACCGACCAGGCCTTCTTCAGCTTCGTCTTCTGGCCCTTCAGCCTGAAGTTGCTGTGGGCCCCCTTGGTGGACGCCGTCTACCTGCGGGGCTTCGGCCGCCGCAAGTCCTGGCTGGTGCCCACGCAGTACGTGCTGGGGCTCTTCATGATCTACATGTCCACCCAGGTGGACGCGCTGCTGGGCGACGGGGAGGGCCGCGGCCCCGACGTGGTGGCCCTCACCGTCAGTTTCTTCCTCTTTGAGTTCCTGGCGGCGACGCAGGATATCGCGGTGGACGGCTGGGCCCTCACCATGCTGTCCAGGGAGAACGTGGGCTACGCCTCCACCTGCAACTCCGTGGGGCAGACGGCCGGCTACTTCCTGGGCAACGTCCTCTTCCTGGCCCTCGAGTCGGCCTCCTTCTGCAACAAGTACCTGCggttccagccccagccccagggcatTGTTACCCTCTCAGGTACTGCCTGGGTACCGCCGGTGCTGGGCCGGGGACGATCCTTCCCCGAGCCTGGGGCCAAAGCTCGGTTCGGAGCAAGCGGTGTCTTGGCGTGGTGAACCGAGCAGGTTTGGTTTTTCCCCGGGCCATGAGAAAGCAGAGCCTGAGGAGAGgctgaccctacttcggcagggggttggactgggtgacccacagagatcccttccaaccccgaccattctgtgattctgtgagtccgcGGCTGCACAGGCTGAactgccaggctgctctgggcTTCGGAGTGTGGGAAACCTGCCTTGTCGTTACCGTGGCTGAGCTAAGCACTTTGgagacaatttttcttttttttttcttcccctggttTAATGATCTCGGAATAGATTATATTTCAAAAAAGCCCAAGCAAACTAAAAGCTTTGCCTCTTTTTAAGGAGGCCTTTTAAGAACGTCTCCttctgggaggaaggaagggggaaattaaaaaaaaaaaaaattgcctcttCCAAGATGATATTGTTTGCAGAAGTAGAAACGGTAAGTGCTCAGGGTCAGCCATGTGGCCAGTTTCTGAAGAAAGGCCTTATTTTAGTAAATTAAGGGGGATTTTGGTTTCTCCTTAATGAATTAAATGTAGTCTGGTAATCCAACTGTAACCAGCTGTTAGTGTAGGGGCGTCTTCCGTTTggtggttttggggttgtttgtggggttttttcagaaAGGTTATATGTGGTGGCTGTTGTTAGGCATGTTACCTAGTAGATGCTTAAAGTGCATGTTTTGGTTGCAAGGTTGAATTTAGCCAGCACAGCTTATGGGAGAACAGGAAAAACTCACTGCTTCTGGTTGCAGCTGCAAAGTGACCATGGCCAGCAAGCAAGAGTAAATGCTCCTGGTTTtagtttcttttccctctcttatGTTGATTGCTCTGCCTGTATCATGTAAGAGAAAAGGTGTGCCAAAACGGACTTGAGTTGGTGTTTAAAGGTTAGTTTTTGCTTGCTGTCCTGCACCTATCTTATTGATAAATCAGGATATCGGTTTCCAAGACTGCTGAGCTTATTTTGTCTCTGCAGCTATCACAGTTGCCAGCTGGTCTTCCCATTCCCTTCCTCTTGATAACCCTATGTCTGGTCTATATGTCAGCAAGCACTGAGTAGTCCCCAAAGTACCCCTGCTGGTTTAttcctttgctttgttttcccttgCTGCGTAGTTCTCCCGTGCTGGCGTGTCTCTTCCCTCTTGCTCCAGCGGCAGGCTGACGTCTTTTACTGCTGATGCAACTTGCAAGTCACCAGTGTAGTTGAGAGAGCTTGGTTTGTCTATACTTGCCTCCGCTGTCCAGGTCTTTTGTTGTCTTGGTTGTTTCTCAGTACTGTTTGTATAAATGGATTTGTCACTATTGCATGAGTgctgtctcaaaaaaaaacaaaaccaaacaaactatcCCCCTATCCctaaaccaaaaaacaccaacgCAACCTGTATAACTTGTCCTGGAGTACTAACCTGGGTGGAGCGAGAAGAGCAAGTAACACTGACACTGTAGTTGCAGGGTATGTTTTTTTGGGTGGTAAAACCGGCTGCAAGAAACTTCTGTTCCCTTGCTCATGTGACGGTATGCTGCAGCTTGCTGCGTCCACGTTTCTGCCGAAGCAGCTGTAGAGCGGCACTGAAATGAGGAGGGCAGCCCTCTGGTCCCAGCGCTGGTTGGAGCGGGGCTCGTGGTGAGCCGGTTCAGGCAGCTGAAGCAGCAGAAAACTTCACGGTTTGGAAAGGTGAACGGTTTTCTGCCGGTTCAGGTCTCTGACCACTTTTGTTGTAGGCCGAGTGCTGACGCTAGGGAAGGAACAAGTTAGCACTTCATGGTCCCAAGTCAGCCTCGAGttgctgagaagcagcagcgTTTGTTGTTCGCCGGGCAGTCGCATGTCTGCCTGGCCCAGCGTGAGGGAGGAGAGGTGAAGCGCGGGCGCAGGAAGAAGGTGCCCCTTCCTCAAGGCAGCCCACGGGCATCCGGGCCGGTGACTGGAGCACCCTTTTTGCTGGGAAGAGGTGTGTGGCTCTGGGATTACTTAAAGCTGTAGCGCTGAAACACCTGGCCCCCTGGCCTGTACCTCCTTGGTGGTTATTTCCCAGCCTGGTCTGTCCCTGAACTGGTTCAAAAGTTTGCTTTGCCCCAACACAGTGGTTTATTTTGCTAGCAATAACGTAGAGGTGGAGACAAAACTGGGATGGGGCCAGGCAGCGCTGGTGGCACCAGAAACTTAATGGTAGAAATTCCTCGTGTAAACTacatttttaaagctcttttgCCTGTAGCCTGTTAGTGGACTATatggcttttctttcccctcccccccaatctGGCCGTTCCTGTGTTGAGCTGCGGGGCTGACGTGGTCAGCAGTATTCATGCGGTGATGCTGAAAGCTATTTCTGTTCCTGTCCTCGCACTGCAGGTCTCTCACTGCAGTGACAATGCTGAGTGCTACTATTAAAGTACTGCTCCTGTACGTCTCTGGTAGACAGTAGCTGGCGATGAGCACAACTCTCTGAAAACTCATCTTTTACTCAAAAATACATGCTCAGGgtaccttttttaaaaagtggagaGAGCGATCTGACAGCATCGGTTATGAGATCTTCTCTCCTTTAGGAAAGGGAAAAGTAACTGATGTGGAAGCAACAGAGAATGgttacaaatgctttttttttttttttttcttttacgcTGACAATGCTAAGATACAGCTACAGTagtctttctgtgttttcttccatGCTTTGTTGTACTTGTTCTCTTCCTGTGCGTAAGAAGCAGCTAATAATTGCCTAAACCTTTGCACTGTCTTTGCCCTTTCACCAGCCCTTCCCACTTGCTTTCAGTTACCATGAGGCTTCGGGAGTTGCTTGTAACCAGGAAGATAAAAGGCTACTTCTGTCTCAACCTCTGCATGTTACTGAGTTTTCTTACCTCTTTCGTAAAGGTAGAGGATAGGATTCTTAGATTAATCCATTCACTGACTCAAAAAGTACTTGCCATTAAATATTGATGTGTTTTCACTGCAGCTGCTTTCAAATCCACAATTTAGCAAATGTTGTATCTGCTTAAAATAGAGCACTTGAGAGTTAGCAAGTATAATAGCCACTTAAAGCAGACGTATTCGAGTGACTCTGCTTGGTGGCTGTGTGAGAACCTGTGTCAGGACATCTTTATACTCCTGAGTATAAACCTGTGTTTCCTTCAGGTGGTAGATAGGTGCTGTGTAGGGAGCGTAGAACTGAGGCACGGAATAGTTATGTGACCGCACAGTGAATCAGCTGGAGAGTTCTGAACGACTTCTTCCTCTGAAATTTTTTCCCAATCTAATAACTATTAAATGTGTGTTTTCCTCCTTGCTCAGCTTTAGGTGATTGTGTGTGTAATCCttcaacattttcatttctgtttctcctccGCCGTGCTTACTGTGGTATCCATGCGCAGAGCACCAGGGAAGCGACCCGGTTGGCGGCTGCTCCTCCGTCTGCGCTCTCGGGCGAATGCGGGGTGACAGtgagggcagggcagagctgtgttAGTTACTGTGTGCAGCTGTGTGCTTGTGGTTTGCTTTTGGTACCTGTCTTTAGGAGGGTCAACGAGTGATGGTTTTATTCAATTTTTCATTATTAGGTTTATATTGTTTCAAAATAACTGTGCTTTAGATACACGGTGAATTGTTGATGAAGTGTTGATGGTGGCTGctagaaagattttatttttttaaattttaatattttcccctccagatttcctgtttttctggggaGCTGTCTTTTTAATTACCACTACACTGGTTGCCCTTTTGAAAAAGGAGAACAAGGAACTAACAccaacaaaagaagaaacaaaaggcatCACTGACACATACAGGCTGCTATTCTCAATAATCAAGATGCCGGCAGTTTTTACTTTCTGTCTCTTGATTCTCACAGCAAAAGTAAGTAAATACCTATATGAATTGTTAGATGCTGATGATACAAGTGTCTGAAAGGTTGCCGAGTCCCTCTGGTGTAACTTGTTTCTCAGTTTTGCTAGCGGTTGTCATCAGAGTTCTGAATTTTCACGtgaaatttgaaacaaaattgcTTATGTCATTGTGCTAAGTAAGGTTGTACAAAAGAAAACGTTTGTTTGAGCTTTTGTGAGTGTTTACACAAGCATTAAAGAGAAGCTTGATTGCAGTCCAGTATTAAAGTAATTCggctttaaacatttttaaacaatcaGGCTGTTTGGGTAGTCTGCAGTTAAAAgtacagaaaatgtttctcttaACCTAAGTGCTATTCCCAGAGTCTGCAGCTCTGTACAAACCAGGTTTCCGTGGCTGCTCGCTGGCCGTCGCGGATACCGACAGCAATACAGGCACAGGCGTGAAGATCATTGCGATGTTTAATCGTCTTGGTGTAGTTTTGGCACTGATGACAAGAACAGCGTGCAGGCGTGGAACGTTTCAGAACGGATTTGGAAATGAAATGAGACACAAAAGTGAATTGTGCTCTATCACGTTTCTCAATTTACTGAGTAAACGGAATTTCTAGCTAAACTGCCACTGCTTTCCCCAGTTTATTTTGTGTAACTTATATTGCAGGTTGGATTTTCAGCAGCAGATGCTGTCACAGGACTCAAACTGGTGGAAGAGGGAGTCCCAAAAGAGCACTTGGCTCTGCTGGCGGTTCCGATGGTTCCTTTACAGATAATATTGCCTCTGCTTATCAGCAAATACACAGCCGGCCCCCAGCCGCTGAACACGTTTTACAAAGCTATGCCTTTTAGGTAAAAACTAACACAGCTCGTTTGGCAGAAATGTAGCGTTTGGCGTATTCAGGCCAAGTATAGGATTTCTTGCATAACTCTGAAACTTCCAGATACAAGAAAGTGTGTCACAATTCTCATAGTGAGTTGAAGTCTCTGTGTCTTGTGCCTTGCTGAGGTAACGGAGAGCACAGGAAGCTGAATGAGGCTGACACGGGCAAGGAGACGTTTCGTTTCTGTGTGAAGTGTTTTGTATGGGAGTTTGCTTGTGGAATTCTAAAACGAGTGAGTGCAGCACGCTACCTCATGCTGTGACTCAGGATGTCATCTAACGCGTTTGTAATAGGGAGCCATTACTTTCACGTGTTCTTATGCAACTGTGTATGTtttcgcaaaaaaaaaaaaaagaaagtaggtCTTGCTCCAGCTGAATTTGGTTAGATACCTTGTGTGATGTGTTCtacaaaaaaaacataaattacaaaatctacaaaacaaaaaacaatctgCAAGAAGTAAATTTCTGTGTGAAGGGGCGGGGGAGAAAGCTAGTGTAGGAGATCTGGCAGTGGGTTATGCTTATACGGAAGAAGAGAGAATTGTTCAGGTGTAAAATGTTTACAAGTGCAGTGCTTGTCAAATATTTAGTATCTGATTCCATCTAAGAAATAGTTCTAACCATTTAGATAGAAACTATTTTAATGTCTTCTGTACGTATGAatgtttggttggtttgtgtcAAGGAAACACATGAGGAGAACGACTTGAATTACAAATTATCTTTCTGACTCCTCCAGGTTACTGCTTGGTCTGGAATTTGCTTTTTTGGTGTGGTGGACTCCAAAAGTAAAACACGAAGGAGGATTTCCTGTCTACTACTATGTCGTAGTACTGTTGAGTTATGCTTTACATCAGGTAATGGACACTGTGTGTGGGAAGAGGAGGGGGGCAGGAGGGTGCTTCACATCAGTCAGCGAGAGGACTATAAGCGCCGTTACCTGCTTTTGTCCGTAGTTACCCTGGAATTCCCCTCAGCCTGGCCTGTCGTGCTGTATGGCTGTGTCTAGTGTCAATACTCCTGCCACTGTCATTTCTCCCTCTTCCATGTGCTCCACTGGACATCTTCTGTGGGGTTACTTTTAGTTGATCGGGTCTGCTTTTGTTTCGCAGACTTTCTTCTACCTAAAGTCTGCGAACTTTAGTCTGGAgcgagtccaaaggagggctacaaaaatgatccgagggctggagcacctctcctatgaggacaggctgagagagttgggcttgttcagcctggagaagagaaggctgcggggagacctgattgcagcctttgagcacttaaagggagcctataggaaagatggggacaatctttttagtagagacagcagtgacaggacgaggggtaatggttttaaactaaaacagggt
Proteins encoded in this window:
- the SLC33A1 gene encoding acetyl-coenzyme A transporter 1, with protein sequence MSPAIAAKEGGRQRRAGSQHHCLDVRGEAPAAPTLCEDGLPGGEAEALLPEPEPGRRGARGFRAELGSVVLLLVLYVLQGIPLGLAGSVPLILQSKSASYTDQAFFSFVFWPFSLKLLWAPLVDAVYLRGFGRRKSWLVPTQYVLGLFMIYMSTQVDALLGDGEGRGPDVVALTVSFFLFEFLAATQDIAVDGWALTMLSRENVGYASTCNSVGQTAGYFLGNVLFLALESASFCNKYLRFQPQPQGIVTLSDFLFFWGAVFLITTTLVALLKKENKELTPTKEETKGITDTYRLLFSIIKMPAVFTFCLLILTAKVGFSAADAVTGLKLVEEGVPKEHLALLAVPMVPLQIILPLLISKYTAGPQPLNTFYKAMPFRLLLGLEFAFLVWWTPKVKHEGGFPVYYYVVVLLSYALHQITLYSMYVAVMAFNAKVSDPLIGGTYMTLLNTVSNLGGNWPSTVALWLVDPLTVKECAGAQEQTCATTVAAELCTKAGGSCVTALDGYYVESVICVVLGFGWWFLLGPKFKKLQDEGQSSWKCKRTN